One genomic segment of Aliarcobacter cibarius includes these proteins:
- a CDS encoding nitrate reductase cytochrome c-type subunit has product MKLGKLTLSLFTAALIATISFAETKIIKDESIGLRKDNLYTEDKVVSDETKYKTDPAGASTKIERAFENAPPMIPHDVEGMFIITSDNNQCTACHDPAIAASMGATPIPKSHYTSFREAVELSKDGNLQRDGKAVANSSDLKSVVKPLETLSNARFNCSACHAPQSDSANVPKNNFTPEFRSTELNGKSNLIDVIGEGVK; this is encoded by the coding sequence ATGAAGTTAGGTAAATTAACTCTAAGTCTATTTACAGCTGCTTTAATTGCAACTATTAGTTTTGCTGAAACAAAAATTATAAAAGATGAATCAATTGGTCTTAGAAAAGATAACTTATATACTGAAGATAAAGTTGTAAGTGATGAGACAAAGTATAAAACAGATCCAGCTGGAGCTAGTACAAAAATTGAAAGAGCTTTTGAAAATGCTCCTCCGATGATTCCTCATGATGTAGAAGGTATGTTTATTATTACGTCTGACAACAATCAATGTACAGCTTGTCATGATCCAGCAATTGCTGCATCTATGGGAGCAACTCCAATTCCTAAATCTCACTATACAAGTTTTAGAGAAGCTGTTGAACTTTCAAAGGATGGAAATTTACAAAGAGATGGAAAAGCTGTAGCAAATAGTAGTGATTTAAAATCTGTTGTTAAACCTTTAGAAACATTATCAAATGCAAGATTTAACTGTTCAGCTTGTCATGCACCACAATCTGATAGCGCAAATGTTCCAAAAAACAACTTTACTCCTGAATTCAGAAGTACAGAATTAAATGGTAAATCTAATCTAATTGATGTTATTGGTGAAGGTGTTAAATAA
- the napH gene encoding quinol dehydrogenase ferredoxin subunit NapH, with the protein MKKYRFLIARRFTQISILVLYSLANIYGINILMGNLSSSLIFEKIPLSDPFAVLQMLFAGAVLSFDILIGAFLIAIFYFTLGGRAFCSWVCPVNIITDSANYLRRKFNFQQIQKNQPASRNIRYWAIGITLILSTLMGVTAFELVSPVSMVHRGIVFGLGFGWATILVIFLFDLFVLKNGWCGHICPLGGFYSLIGRFSLIRIHHDHEKCTACMKCKVVCPEVQVLHMITKSSEPVLQECTNCARCVEVCDDDALNFSIRNYIKDKK; encoded by the coding sequence ATGAAAAAGTATAGATTTTTAATAGCTAGAAGATTTACACAAATCTCTATTTTAGTTCTATATAGTCTTGCAAATATCTATGGAATAAATATTTTAATGGGAAATTTAAGTTCTTCATTAATATTTGAAAAGATTCCTTTAAGTGATCCTTTTGCAGTTTTACAAATGCTTTTTGCAGGTGCTGTATTATCTTTTGATATTTTAATTGGAGCTTTTTTAATTGCTATATTTTATTTCACACTTGGTGGTAGAGCATTTTGTTCTTGGGTGTGTCCTGTAAATATAATAACAGATAGTGCAAACTATCTAAGAAGAAAGTTTAATTTTCAACAAATACAAAAAAATCAGCCAGCATCAAGAAATATAAGATACTGGGCAATAGGTATAACTTTAATACTTTCAACTTTGATGGGTGTTACAGCTTTTGAGCTTGTATCTCCGGTATCAATGGTTCATAGAGGTATTGTATTTGGTCTTGGCTTTGGCTGGGCTACTATTTTGGTGATATTTTTGTTTGATTTATTTGTTTTAAAAAATGGTTGGTGTGGGCACATATGTCCGCTTGGTGGATTTTATTCACTAATTGGAAGATTTAGCCTAATAAGAATTCATCATGACCACGAAAAGTGTACTGCTTGTATGAAATGTAAGGTTGTTTGTCCTGAAGTTCAAGTACTTCATATGATTACAAAATCAAGTGAACCTGTATTACAAGAGTGTACAAATTGTGCTAGATGTGTTGAAGTGTGCGATGATGATGCACTTAATTTTTCAATAAGAAATTACATAAAGGATAAAAAATGA